A single genomic interval of Caballeronia sp. NK8 harbors:
- a CDS encoding ABC transporter ATP-binding protein translates to MNVLTVHDLVVETEHARLVDGVSFTVRAGRTLGLVGESGSGKSVTCLSVLGLPPRGVQVSGGRILLDGDDLRAKTPAELNALRGREIGMILQDPMTSLNPLLTIGRQITEMFRYRDGVTSRKEREARAIELLRRVRIPAPESRLNSYPHQFSGGMRQRVAIAMNLACNPRLLIADEPTTALDITVRLQILDLLREVQAERGTAIVLVTHDLHLVRRYCDDVAVMYAGRIIEQGPVGDVFARPCHPYTKGLLGAVPRLRERQHRLTVIPGQPPLAGSIPQGCRFAPRCARAQADCLSAYPATRAIDTHRGVACWHPEPDPQTADLLLATATS, encoded by the coding sequence ATGAACGTGTTGACCGTTCATGACCTCGTCGTCGAGACGGAACACGCGCGGCTCGTCGATGGCGTCAGCTTCACCGTGCGCGCCGGACGCACGCTCGGCCTCGTCGGCGAATCCGGCTCGGGCAAGAGCGTGACGTGTCTGTCGGTGCTGGGCCTGCCGCCGCGCGGCGTGCAGGTGAGCGGCGGGCGCATCCTGCTCGATGGCGACGATCTGCGCGCGAAGACGCCCGCCGAACTGAACGCGCTGCGTGGGCGCGAGATCGGCATGATCCTTCAGGACCCGATGACCTCGCTCAACCCGCTGCTCACGATCGGCCGGCAGATCACGGAGATGTTCCGCTATCGCGATGGCGTCACGAGCCGCAAGGAACGCGAGGCGCGCGCGATCGAGCTGCTGCGGCGCGTACGCATTCCCGCACCGGAAAGCCGCCTGAACAGCTATCCGCATCAGTTCAGCGGCGGCATGCGTCAGCGTGTGGCGATTGCGATGAACCTCGCATGCAATCCGCGTCTCCTGATCGCCGATGAACCGACGACCGCGCTCGATATCACCGTGCGCCTGCAGATCCTCGATCTGCTGCGCGAAGTGCAAGCCGAACGCGGCACGGCGATCGTGCTCGTCACGCACGATCTGCATCTGGTGCGCCGCTATTGCGACGATGTCGCCGTGATGTACGCGGGCCGCATCATCGAGCAGGGGCCGGTCGGCGACGTGTTCGCGCGGCCGTGTCATCCGTATACGAAAGGCCTGCTCGGCGCGGTGCCGCGTCTGCGCGAGCGGCAACATCGGTTGACCGTCATTCCGGGTCAGCCGCCTTTGGCCGGCAGCATCCCGCAAGGATGCCGCTTCGCGCCGCGCTGCGCGCGCGCGCAAGCCGATTGCCTGAGCGCGTATCCGGCGACGCGCGCAATCGATACGCATCGCGGCGTCGCGTGCTGGCATCCGGAACCGGACCCGCAGACCGCCGACTTGCTTCTCGCAACGGCCACATCATGA
- a CDS encoding ABC transporter permease, whose protein sequence is MSTRSLLFGGLLVAIVAASAFAPLLSNVDPNAIDLSATFQSPTWHHWFGTDQMGRDVFTRTLYGGRISLAIAFCAVLLAGFFGAIAGLLSAYLGGRFDAALMRIVDAQYALPPVFLAMLIVGICGPSMTNIVIVVTLANWGRFARIIRAEALSLRERDFILIAKLAGATPLHVVMRHLLPNVRNTFAVLLTLDIGLVIFMEAALSFVGLGVQPPDPSWGGMIAEGRNYVDTAWWLSALPGLVLIATVLSSNRIGESLQRGDGVLR, encoded by the coding sequence ATGAGCACGCGATCCCTTCTGTTCGGCGGCCTGCTCGTCGCGATCGTCGCGGCGTCGGCGTTCGCGCCGCTGCTCTCGAACGTCGATCCGAACGCAATCGATCTGTCCGCCACGTTCCAGTCGCCGACCTGGCACCACTGGTTCGGCACCGATCAGATGGGCCGCGACGTCTTTACGCGCACGCTCTACGGCGGGCGCATCTCGCTCGCCATCGCGTTCTGCGCGGTGTTGCTCGCAGGGTTCTTCGGCGCCATCGCGGGCCTGCTGTCCGCATACCTCGGCGGACGTTTCGATGCCGCGCTCATGCGTATCGTCGATGCGCAATACGCGTTGCCGCCCGTATTTCTCGCGATGCTGATAGTCGGCATCTGCGGGCCGAGCATGACGAACATCGTCATCGTGGTGACGCTCGCGAACTGGGGACGTTTCGCGCGCATCATCCGCGCCGAGGCGCTGAGCCTGCGCGAGCGCGACTTCATCCTGATCGCGAAGCTCGCCGGCGCGACGCCGCTGCATGTCGTGATGCGCCATCTGCTGCCCAACGTGCGCAATACCTTCGCCGTGCTGCTGACGCTCGACATCGGTCTCGTGATCTTCATGGAAGCGGCGCTGAGCTTCGTGGGCCTCGGCGTGCAGCCGCCCGATCCTTCCTGGGGCGGGATGATCGCGGAAGGCCGCAATTATGTCGATACCGCATGGTGGCTCTCTGCACTGCCGGGGCTGGTGCTGATCGCGACGGTGCTGTCGAGCAATCGCATCGGCGAATCCCTGCAACGTGGCGATGGAGTGCTGCGATGA
- a CDS encoding ABC transporter permease, which produces MPAYLLRRFGSALLTVWLMSVLIFVLVRMVGDPAYLLMPPEATEADRQLFREQLGLADPVPLQYARFLAGVLRGDMGNSFHFGAPALSMALSRLASSLLLVGISLTLALAVGLSLGVASAVRNGGWIDRVASLFAVLGQAAPPFFVALLLIRLFSVQWGWLPTGGHGTWRHLILPVCALAWYSAAGIARLTRANMLTVLEADYIRMARIKGLPAHVVIGTHALRNAALPIVAFAASQFGVLIGGAVAIETVFSWPGFGSLMVEAISTLDFTVVQAAVIVSVLLFVSINLAVDVLYALVDPRIRYQR; this is translated from the coding sequence ATGCCCGCCTATCTCCTGCGCCGGTTCGGCTCGGCTCTGCTCACGGTGTGGCTGATGTCGGTGCTGATCTTCGTGCTGGTCCGCATGGTGGGCGATCCCGCCTATCTGCTGATGCCGCCCGAGGCGACCGAAGCGGACCGTCAGCTTTTTCGCGAGCAACTCGGTCTCGCTGATCCGGTCCCGCTGCAGTACGCCCGCTTTCTGGCGGGCGTGCTGCGCGGCGACATGGGCAACTCGTTCCACTTCGGCGCGCCCGCGCTTTCGATGGCGCTGAGCCGGCTCGCATCGAGCCTGTTGCTGGTCGGCATTTCGCTGACGCTCGCGCTGGCTGTCGGTTTGTCGCTGGGCGTCGCGTCGGCGGTGCGGAACGGAGGCTGGATCGACCGCGTCGCGTCGCTTTTCGCGGTGCTCGGGCAGGCCGCGCCACCGTTCTTCGTCGCGTTGCTGCTGATCCGTCTTTTCTCGGTGCAATGGGGCTGGCTGCCGACCGGCGGCCACGGCACATGGCGTCATCTGATCCTGCCGGTATGCGCGCTCGCGTGGTATTCCGCCGCAGGCATCGCCCGGCTCACGCGCGCCAACATGCTCACCGTGCTCGAAGCCGATTACATCCGCATGGCCCGCATCAAGGGGCTGCCCGCGCATGTGGTGATCGGCACGCATGCGCTGCGCAATGCGGCGCTGCCGATCGTCGCGTTCGCGGCATCGCAGTTCGGCGTGCTGATCGGCGGCGCGGTCGCCATCGAAACGGTGTTTTCGTGGCCCGGCTTCGGCAGCCTGATGGTCGAAGCCATCAGCACGCTCGATTTCACCGTGGTGCAGGCCGCCGTGATCGTGTCGGTGCTGCTGTTCGTCTCGATCAATCTCGCGGTCGACGTGCTCTATGCGCTCGTCGATCCACGCATCCGGTACCAGCGATGA
- a CDS encoding ABC transporter substrate-binding protein, translating into MRTFSSVLRGLVFAAALSGAFTEPARAASTAPAVDRDTVVIGVEKEFYNLDGLVAVSGDSLRYGWQIYDTLYGFDQKGNLVPRLATSVNVSADARVFTYKLRPNVKFHNGATLSSRDVKASLEHVLDPRSKSTRRPFFAPVVESIETPDDLTVVFKLKQPDGAFANKVAGYLYIIPADYLASLPNPDAFAQKPVSLGPYKFKSLAPGGSELVLERFDDYWGEKPRVKTLIFRAITEPASRVNAVLRGEVDLSVALPFSDYARLRKESGLDVIESRVASPVYVRVYTTDKNSPFANVQVRQALSYALDTNAIIKSVLYGVGEPLGTMISNYYPYGADRTIKPYPYDPAKARALLAQAGYPKGFETTLNIQGDMPQGVAEAIAAYWGQVGVKVKLNRLTYATFQRLNNTHTSGPLALSQFTNALYDPVHPVGGAFASEGSWSDYSNPKVDALLADVSRVSDTKQRGEVFQKIGRELHDDAAAFFISEFTYVYAKKKTLQWQPQQGGGFLNFRTIQWAPQTVAGN; encoded by the coding sequence ATGCGTACCTTTTCGTCAGTCCTTCGCGGACTGGTCTTCGCCGCCGCCTTGTCCGGCGCTTTCACCGAACCGGCACGCGCCGCAAGCACCGCGCCCGCCGTCGATCGCGACACGGTCGTGATCGGCGTCGAAAAGGAGTTCTACAACCTCGACGGCCTGGTCGCCGTGAGCGGCGACTCGCTGCGCTACGGCTGGCAGATCTACGACACGCTCTACGGCTTCGACCAGAAGGGCAATCTCGTGCCGCGTCTCGCGACGAGCGTGAACGTGTCCGCCGACGCACGCGTGTTCACCTACAAGCTGCGTCCCAACGTCAAGTTCCATAACGGTGCGACGCTGAGCTCGCGCGACGTGAAGGCATCGCTCGAACACGTGCTCGACCCGCGCAGCAAGAGCACGCGCCGTCCGTTCTTCGCGCCGGTCGTCGAGTCGATCGAGACGCCCGACGACCTCACCGTCGTCTTCAAACTGAAGCAGCCCGATGGCGCGTTCGCCAACAAGGTCGCGGGCTATCTCTACATCATTCCGGCCGACTATCTCGCGAGCCTGCCGAATCCCGATGCGTTCGCGCAAAAGCCAGTCTCGCTCGGACCGTACAAGTTCAAGTCGCTCGCGCCGGGCGGCAGCGAACTCGTGCTCGAACGCTTCGACGATTACTGGGGCGAAAAGCCGCGCGTGAAAACACTGATCTTCCGCGCGATCACCGAGCCGGCGAGCCGCGTCAACGCGGTGCTGCGCGGCGAAGTCGATCTCTCGGTGGCGCTGCCCTTCTCCGACTATGCGCGGCTCAGGAAGGAAAGCGGGCTCGACGTGATCGAAAGCCGTGTCGCGTCGCCGGTCTATGTGCGGGTCTACACCACCGACAAGAACTCGCCCTTCGCCAACGTCCAGGTGCGTCAGGCGCTCAGCTACGCGCTCGACACCAATGCCATCATCAAGAGCGTGCTGTACGGCGTGGGCGAGCCGCTCGGCACGATGATCTCGAACTACTATCCGTACGGCGCGGACCGCACGATCAAGCCGTATCCCTACGATCCCGCGAAGGCGCGCGCACTGCTTGCGCAGGCAGGCTATCCGAAGGGTTTCGAGACCACGCTCAACATTCAGGGCGACATGCCGCAAGGCGTCGCCGAGGCGATCGCGGCGTACTGGGGGCAAGTGGGCGTGAAGGTCAAGCTCAATCGCCTGACCTATGCGACTTTCCAGCGCCTGAACAACACGCACACCTCCGGGCCGCTCGCGCTCAGCCAGTTCACCAATGCGCTGTATGACCCGGTGCACCCGGTCGGTGGCGCGTTCGCATCGGAGGGAAGCTGGTCCGACTATTCGAATCCGAAGGTCGATGCGCTGCTCGCCGACGTCTCCCGCGTCAGCGATACGAAACAGCGCGGCGAAGTGTTCCAGAAGATCGGCCGCGAACTGCATGACGATGCCGCCGCGTTCTTCATCTCCGAGTTCACCTACGTGTACGCGAAGAAGAAGACGCTGCAATGGCAGCCGCAGCAAGGCGGCGGCTTCCTCAACTTCCGCACGATCCAGTGGGCGCCGCAGACGGTCGCCGGAAACTGA
- a CDS encoding NAD(P)-binding domain-containing protein, which yields MSQSSPLQDQHASDTLRLIGPDPEDWVVRRAGIDHNVLIVGGGQTGAAFAFALRRAGIGRVSVIDAAPDETRAGAWTNYARMNRLRTPKTLAGPEAGLPGLSFQAWHEARYGAAAYANIERIGRTQWAEYIAWYRQFLGVTIRYGTTLTLIEPAGSHFRLHLTVRTERGVETRVETARKIILGNGVAGNGRPNIVPPLTALPPSHLAHTSDAIDFAALAGKSVAVIGGAASAFDAAASALEAGARDVHLFVRPAGLPAVPVSRARAYPGAYDNFPALPDAVRWRQALRFRRAGSTAPADAVERVARFANFHLHLGAPWHEASVANGRVHACAADGDFAFDFVIAGTGYAIDLHARPELARIADRVLLWRDRYQPAPDERDDALGAHPYLGDALEYVEKRSGTAPFLRNIHVFNPAGFVSRGVPVGDVPCMKRDIPAVIRRISQDLFLEDLDAHEARMSADVPADFDTALYEPRVYRERDVESAD from the coding sequence ATGAGCCAATCGTCCCCTCTGCAAGACCAGCACGCGAGCGACACCCTGCGTCTCATCGGTCCCGATCCGGAGGACTGGGTCGTCCGACGGGCGGGCATCGATCACAATGTGCTGATCGTCGGCGGCGGGCAGACGGGCGCGGCCTTTGCGTTCGCGCTGCGGCGCGCGGGCATCGGCCGCGTCAGTGTGATCGACGCCGCGCCCGATGAGACGCGCGCGGGCGCGTGGACCAACTACGCGCGGATGAACCGCCTGCGCACGCCGAAGACGCTTGCGGGACCAGAGGCGGGCTTGCCCGGGCTGAGCTTTCAGGCATGGCACGAAGCGCGTTATGGCGCGGCGGCCTATGCGAACATCGAACGCATCGGGCGCACTCAATGGGCTGAGTACATTGCGTGGTATCGGCAGTTTCTCGGCGTCACGATTCGCTATGGCACGACGCTCACGCTCATCGAGCCGGCGGGCTCGCATTTCCGTCTGCATCTGACGGTCCGCACGGAGCGGGGCGTCGAGACACGTGTGGAGACCGCGCGCAAGATCATTCTCGGCAATGGCGTCGCGGGCAACGGCAGACCGAATATCGTGCCGCCGCTCACGGCGTTGCCGCCGAGCCATCTCGCGCATACCTCGGATGCGATCGACTTTGCCGCGCTCGCGGGCAAGTCCGTCGCGGTGATCGGTGGCGCGGCTTCGGCTTTCGATGCGGCGGCGAGCGCGCTCGAAGCCGGCGCGCGCGACGTGCATCTGTTCGTGCGCCCCGCCGGGCTACCTGCGGTGCCCGTGAGCCGCGCGCGTGCGTATCCGGGCGCCTACGACAACTTTCCCGCGCTACCCGACGCGGTTCGCTGGCGCCAGGCGCTGCGCTTCAGACGCGCCGGCTCGACCGCGCCTGCCGACGCGGTCGAGCGCGTGGCGCGCTTCGCCAATTTTCATCTGCATCTGGGCGCGCCGTGGCATGAAGCGAGCGTCGCGAATGGCCGCGTCCACGCCTGCGCCGCCGATGGCGACTTCGCATTCGACTTCGTGATCGCGGGCACCGGCTATGCGATCGATCTGCACGCGCGGCCCGAGCTTGCGCGCATCGCCGATCGCGTGCTGCTCTGGCGCGACCGATATCAGCCCGCCCCGGACGAGCGCGACGACGCGCTGGGCGCGCATCCCTATCTCGGCGACGCGCTTGAATATGTGGAGAAGCGGTCAGGCACGGCGCCGTTCCTCAGGAACATCCATGTGTTCAACCCGGCGGGCTTCGTGAGTCGCGGCGTGCCGGTGGGCGACGTGCCGTGCATGAAGCGGGATATCCCGGCCGTCATTCGGCGCATCAGCCAGGATCTCTTTCTCGAAGACCTCGACGCGCACGAGGCGCGCATGAGCGCCGACGTGCCAGCGGATTTCGATACGGCGCTCTATGAGCCGCGCGTCTATCGCGAGCGGGATGTCGAATCGGCGGATTGA
- a CDS encoding nitroreductase family protein gives MTHRPAPTDIDIHPLIAGRWSPRAYAEQPVAHADVLALLEAARWAPSAYNVQPWRFLVFEKGEDAAAFERAFATLVPFNQSWNRHAQVLIVVIADTLNAKGEANPTASYDAGAAGLALLLEAHARNLAAHSMSGFDTKALRETFGIAERYVPLAVISVAHHGDARALSEALAEREQAPRKRLPIGEIAQFGAWKSAQS, from the coding sequence ATGACACACAGACCCGCACCGACCGATATCGATATCCATCCGCTGATCGCCGGGCGATGGAGCCCGCGCGCCTATGCGGAGCAGCCCGTCGCCCACGCGGACGTGCTTGCTTTGCTGGAGGCCGCGCGCTGGGCGCCATCGGCGTACAACGTGCAGCCGTGGCGCTTTCTCGTGTTCGAAAAGGGCGAGGACGCGGCAGCGTTCGAGCGCGCGTTCGCGACGCTCGTGCCGTTCAACCAGTCATGGAACAGGCACGCGCAGGTGCTGATCGTGGTGATCGCCGATACGCTCAACGCGAAGGGCGAAGCGAATCCGACCGCCAGCTACGACGCCGGTGCGGCCGGGCTGGCGCTGTTGCTGGAGGCGCACGCCCGCAACCTCGCCGCGCATTCGATGAGCGGCTTCGACACGAAGGCCTTGCGTGAGACCTTCGGCATCGCCGAGCGCTACGTGCCGCTCGCCGTGATCTCCGTGGCGCATCATGGCGACGCGCGCGCCTTGTCCGAGGCGTTGGCCGAACGCGAGCAGGCGCCGCGCAAACGCTTGCCGATCGGCGAGATCGCGCAATTCGGCGCGTGGAAGAGCGCTCAGTCCTGA
- a CDS encoding glycosyltransferase — protein sequence MKILHSESSTGWGGQEIRTLKEMVALRESGHTVELICPREARLGERCAELGFAVHHARMRSGGDMQSMLRIKSLLRHRAFDVLNTHSGHDSLVAGTAARLARTPLIVRTRHLALPISSLATYSWIPHRVIAVSHYVRRYLISAGVAEKRVQTIHDGIVNPQPVAHSTLRAELGLGQDAFVACMVAIMRDKKGHEDLIAAVRPLLDTHANLHVVMAGDGPSFDRIKSIVVNLGLTHRIHLLGFRTDVPNIFRGSDLFVLPTHQEALGQAFIEAMAAGLPVIGTHVDGVPELIEDNVNGLLVPPHDPVALRGAIARMIGDPALRQRLQRESLRITERGFTVGDMAHETALFYGRALHERGHRR from the coding sequence TTGAAGATCTTACATAGCGAGTCATCGACTGGATGGGGTGGTCAGGAGATCCGCACGTTGAAGGAGATGGTGGCGCTGCGTGAAAGCGGTCATACCGTCGAGCTGATTTGCCCCCGCGAGGCGCGTCTCGGTGAGCGTTGTGCCGAGCTCGGTTTCGCCGTGCATCACGCGCGCATGCGTAGCGGCGGGGACATGCAATCGATGCTGCGCATCAAGTCGCTATTACGTCACCGCGCATTCGACGTGCTCAATACGCACAGTGGTCACGATAGTCTTGTCGCAGGCACGGCGGCGCGGCTCGCGCGCACGCCGCTCATCGTGCGTACGCGGCATCTCGCGTTGCCGATTTCGTCGCTTGCGACGTATTCATGGATTCCGCATCGCGTGATCGCGGTGAGTCATTACGTGCGCCGCTACCTGATCTCGGCAGGGGTTGCGGAGAAGCGCGTGCAGACGATCCATGACGGCATCGTCAATCCGCAACCGGTCGCGCATTCGACCTTGCGCGCGGAACTCGGTCTCGGGCAGGACGCTTTCGTCGCATGCATGGTCGCAATCATGCGCGATAAGAAGGGCCATGAAGATCTGATCGCGGCAGTGCGCCCGTTGCTCGATACGCACGCGAATCTGCATGTCGTGATGGCGGGCGACGGTCCAAGTTTCGATCGCATAAAAAGCATCGTCGTGAACCTTGGACTCACGCATCGCATTCACTTGCTCGGCTTTCGCACCGACGTGCCGAACATCTTTCGCGGCTCCGATCTCTTCGTGCTGCCCACGCATCAGGAAGCACTCGGTCAGGCGTTCATCGAGGCGATGGCCGCGGGCTTGCCTGTCATCGGCACGCACGTCGATGGCGTGCCCGAACTCATCGAAGACAACGTCAACGGGCTGCTCGTGCCGCCGCACGATCCCGTCGCATTGCGCGGCGCGATCGCGCGCATGATCGGCGATCCGGCACTGCGGCAGCGACTTCAACGCGAAAGTCTGCGCATCACCGAGCGCGGCTTCACCGTCGGCGACATGGCGCACGAAACAGCGCTCTTTTATGGACGCGCATTGCATGAGCGAGGCCATCGCCGATGA
- a CDS encoding polysaccharide deacetylase family protein, producing MSRNQARAIPVLMYHHVSTSPGMITVTPGNFAAQMAYLAGAGYRTIGSTELAAFLSGEDMPAKSIVITFDDGYLDNWVHAHPVLQRHGLTAMCFLVSSWPGEGGVRPNVSNANSALPALLDHHAGERAIENGRVDDVILRWSEIEAMREAGTFEFHSHTHTHVRWDQVTGSRGEKRERLHADLSAARAALRTRLGDVSDHLCWPQGYYDDDYREVALNAGFRHFHTCHSGTNVGVNPLDRNGSADGERTIKRLEVRDRPASWLASRLWVHTRPAISRAYLTIKR from the coding sequence ATGAGCCGCAATCAGGCGCGCGCCATTCCCGTGCTGATGTATCACCACGTCAGCACATCGCCCGGCATGATCACCGTGACGCCGGGCAATTTCGCCGCGCAGATGGCGTATCTCGCGGGCGCAGGCTATCGGACGATCGGCTCGACTGAGCTTGCTGCTTTTCTGAGCGGTGAAGACATGCCGGCGAAATCCATCGTCATCACTTTCGACGATGGCTATCTCGACAACTGGGTACACGCGCATCCCGTACTGCAGCGTCATGGATTGACGGCGATGTGCTTCCTCGTGAGCAGTTGGCCCGGCGAAGGCGGCGTGCGCCCGAATGTATCGAATGCGAACTCCGCGCTTCCGGCTTTGCTCGATCATCACGCGGGCGAACGTGCAATCGAGAACGGTCGTGTCGATGATGTCATTCTGCGCTGGTCCGAAATCGAAGCGATGCGCGAAGCCGGCACATTCGAGTTTCATAGCCACACGCATACGCATGTGCGCTGGGATCAGGTCACAGGTTCGCGGGGTGAAAAGCGTGAGCGTCTGCATGCGGACCTGAGCGCGGCACGCGCGGCATTGCGCACGCGTCTGGGCGACGTGTCCGATCATCTGTGCTGGCCGCAAGGCTATTACGACGACGATTATCGCGAAGTCGCGTTGAACGCGGGATTCAGGCACTTCCATACGTGCCATTCGGGGACCAACGTGGGCGTGAATCCGCTGGATCGCAACGGGTCGGCGGATGGCGAGCGCACCATCAAGCGACTGGAAGTGCGCGATCGTCCGGCTTCGTGGCTGGCGTCGCGCTTATGGGTGCATACGCGGCCCGCCATCAGCCGCGCCTATCTGACGATCAAGCGCTGA
- a CDS encoding alpha/beta fold hydrolase, which produces MTRFVELKIGAYPLRIEYRWLNADRADAPIALFLHEGLGSIALWKGWPQMLCDRLNCRGLVYSRPGYGRSTPRRPEEKWPVEFLHVQAHDVLPALLDALEINAEERARMWLIGHSDGGTIALLYASAFPDALAGLAIMAPHLFVEPMTVEGIEKARNTYETTSFREKLRAYHDDVDSAFYGWNDAWLNPAFLHWDITEEIASIRRPLLAIQGYDDEYASMLQLDSIEAAVDHTQLVKLEQCRHSPHRDAADAVNDAISAFVQAHRV; this is translated from the coding sequence ATGACGCGTTTCGTCGAATTGAAGATCGGCGCATATCCCTTGCGCATCGAATATCGATGGTTGAATGCGGACCGCGCCGATGCGCCCATTGCGTTGTTCCTGCATGAAGGGCTGGGTTCGATCGCGCTATGGAAAGGCTGGCCGCAAATGCTATGCGATCGCCTGAATTGCCGAGGCCTCGTTTATTCGAGGCCCGGATACGGACGCTCGACGCCGCGCCGGCCTGAAGAGAAATGGCCCGTCGAGTTTCTGCATGTGCAGGCGCATGACGTGCTGCCCGCGTTGCTCGATGCGTTGGAAATCAACGCGGAAGAACGCGCACGCATGTGGCTCATCGGGCATAGCGATGGCGGCACGATCGCGCTGCTTTATGCAAGTGCCTTCCCTGACGCGCTCGCGGGTCTCGCCATCATGGCGCCGCATCTGTTCGTGGAACCGATGACGGTCGAAGGCATCGAAAAAGCCCGCAACACATATGAAACGACATCGTTCAGAGAGAAGCTGCGGGCCTATCACGACGACGTGGATTCGGCCTTTTACGGATGGAATGACGCGTGGTTGAATCCCGCGTTCCTGCATTGGGATATCACGGAAGAGATAGCGTCGATCAGGCGGCCATTGCTCGCCATTCAAGGTTATGACGACGAATACGCCTCGATGCTGCAACTCGACAGCATCGAGGCAGCCGTGGATCACACACAGCTCGTCAAGCTCGAGCAATGCCGGCATTCACCGCATCGCGATGCAGCCGATGCGGTGAACGATGCGATCAGCGCTTTCGTGCAAGCGCATCGCGTCTGA
- a CDS encoding carbonic anhydrase — protein MNRPKRMLLENLAWARETAHADEQFFPRLAQGQSPKVLWIGCADSRVPAETVTNANPGDLFVHRNIANLFSPSDDNTMSVLEYGVRVLKVDHVIICGHYGCGGVRASLLPQSSDLPHVNRRIAPLCALGERHRDELDAHTELDARANRLAELNVLEQVRLLQQHSVVRDREVPPLVHGWIFGLHDGLINVLACGYEAEGITQDDKRMQVASLQAA, from the coding sequence ATGAATCGACCGAAACGGATGTTATTGGAAAACCTTGCCTGGGCACGCGAGACTGCCCACGCCGATGAACAGTTTTTTCCGCGACTGGCGCAAGGCCAAAGCCCGAAAGTGCTGTGGATCGGCTGCGCGGATAGCCGCGTGCCGGCTGAAACCGTAACGAACGCCAATCCCGGCGATCTCTTCGTTCATCGCAACATTGCGAACCTGTTCTCACCGTCCGATGACAACACGATGAGCGTGCTCGAATACGGGGTGCGCGTGCTGAAAGTCGATCACGTGATCATTTGCGGGCATTACGGATGCGGCGGTGTGCGCGCCTCGCTGCTGCCGCAATCGAGCGACTTGCCGCACGTGAATCGACGTATCGCGCCGTTGTGCGCCTTAGGCGAGCGGCATCGCGATGAACTCGATGCACACACCGAACTCGATGCGCGAGCGAATCGCCTCGCCGAATTGAACGTGCTGGAGCAAGTGCGTCTCTTGCAACAACACTCTGTCGTGCGCGATCGCGAAGTGCCGCCCCTCGTTCACGGCTGGATCTTCGGGCTTCACGACGGCCTGATCAATGTGCTCGCCTGCGGCTACGAGGCAGAGGGCATCACGCAAGACGACAAGCGCATGCAGGTCGCATCGCTTCAGGCCGCTTAG